Below is a genomic region from Jiangella gansuensis DSM 44835.
GGGCTGCTGACCGACGGCACCGCCGCCGTCGGCGCGTCCCTGGCGCCTGGGTTCCTGCCGGCCGGCGGGCTGCAAGAGGGCGACGTCGTCGACCTCGTCTCCATCGCCACCGGCTCCGGCGAGGTCATCGTCGAAGACGCCCGGGTGAGCTCCGCGGTGAGTTCCGACGGTTCGTCGGCCACCAGCGGCGCCACCGGTGTGGTCGCCACGCTCATCGTCGACCGGGAGGACGAGGCGGAGGTCGCCGCCGTCGCGGCGCAGAACCAGCTGGTCGTCACGCTGGTCGAGCGCGGTGCGCCGGTCGGCGCGGAGGAGGAGTGACCCGGTGCTGATCGCGTTCGCGTCCGCCAAGGGCTCTCCGGGCGTGACGACGACGGTGAACGCCCTCGGCGCCATCTGGCCGGCGGACGTCATCGTCGCCGATTTCGACCCTGCCGGCGGCGATCTCGCGCTGCGGCACCGCAACGTCGAGGGTGAGCCGCTGGACCCCGAGCGCGGCCTGTTGTCGCTGGCCGCCGCGGCCCGCCGGGGCGTCACCGAGGCCGCCATGGCCGAGCACCTGCAGACCGCGGACGGCGGCCTGGACCTCCTGGCCGGGGTGGTCCGCCCGGAGCAGCTCACCGGCATCGGCTCGGTGTGGCCGTCGTTGAGCACCATGCTGCACGGGCTGTCCGCCGATGTCCTGGTCGACTGCGGCCGCATCGTGCCGGGCACCCCGCTGCTGCCCATCCTGACCGGCGCCGACGCCGTGGTGTTCGCCGTCCGGCCGGGGGTGGAGTACTACGCGCACCTGCGTGAGCGGCTGCGGTGGCTGGCCGAGCCGCTGCAGATCGGCAAGGCCGGCAGCACCCCGGTCGGCATCGTGCTCATCACCGACAGCTCCGACAGCTCCTCGGCCCGCGACCTCGACCGGCTGCTCCAGCACGACGGCCAGCAGGTCACCGTGCTGGGCCGCATCGCCGACGACCCCAAGGCGGCCGGTGCCCTGGCCGGGCGCTGGAACCGCCGCATCGACCGTTCACTGTTGATCCGGTCGGCACGCGAGATGAGCGAATCGGTCCGCGGACTGGCCATGGCCAGGGCGCGGATCTCGGCAGGGAGCTGACGCACCATGGATCAGAACCTCGTCCGTACCCTGCGCGAAGAGGTCGCCGACACTCTCGCGCGGCAGCGGCGCGACGACGCCGCCAACGGCATCCCGCCCATGTCGGCGGAGGACGAGCGGCAGTTCGCCCGGGCCGTCATCGGCCGCGTCCTCGACGCGCACGCCCGCACCGAGATCGCGGCCGGGCGCACGCCGCCGTCGGCGGAGGAAGAGGAGGAGATCTCCTCCGGCATCCACGCCGCGCTGTTCGGTGTCGGCCGGCTGCAGCCGCTGCTGGACGACCTCGACGTCGAGAACATCGACATCAACGGCTGCGACCAGGTGTTCATCCAATACGCCGACGGCCGCGAGGTGGTCGGTGCGCCGGTCGCCGAGAGCGACGACGAGCTCGTCGAGCTGGTCCAGATCCTCGGCGCCTACTCCGGCCTCACCAGCCGGCCGTTCGACTCCGCCAACCCGCAGCTGGACCTGCGGCTGCCCGACGGCAGCCGGCTCTCGGCGGTCATGGGGGTGTGCGCCCGGCCGTCCATCTCCATCCGCCGTGCCCGGTTGTCCCGGGTGCACCTGGACGACCTGGTGACCTACGGCTCGGTCACCGAGGAGCTCGCGGCGTTCCTGTCCGCTGCCGTCGCTGCCCGCAAGAACATCATGATCGCCGGGGCCACCAACGCCGGCAAGACCACGATGCTGCGTGCGCTGGCCAACGAGATCCCGCCGGCCGAGCGGCTCATCACCGTCGAGCGGGCGCTGGAGCTCGGCCTCGGCGAGTTCGCCGACCTGCACCCGAACGTCGTCGCGTTCGAGGAGCGGCTGCCCAACTCCGAGGGGCAGGGCGCCATCACCATGGCCGAGCTGGTCCGCCGCAGCCTGCGTATGAACCCCAGCCGGGTCATCGTCGGCGAGGTGCTGGGCGACGAGATCGTCACCATGCTCAACGCGATGAGCCAGGGCAACGACGGCTCGCTGTCCACCATTCACGCCAACAGCTCCATCGAGGTGTTCAACCGCATCTCGACCTACGCCATCCAGTCGGTCGAGCGGCTGCCGGTCGACGCCACCATGATGCTCATCGCGGGCGCCATCGACTTCGTCGTCTTCGTCGAGAAGCGCAACGAGTTCTCCGAGGGCGGCCGGCTGCGCCGGTTCGTGTCCAGCATCCGCGAGATCAACGGTGTCGACGGCCGGGTCCTGTCCAGCGAGATCTTCGCCGCCGGCCCGGACGGCGTCGCGGTCCCGGCCGCACCGATCGCCTGCATCGACGACCTCATCGCGGTCGGCTACGACGCGCACGCGAGCCAGGTGATCGCGTGAGCCTCACCATCCTGCTGATCACGTTGATCGGCGCCGCCATCGGGGCGGCGGTGCTCCTGCTGATCATCGCGATCCGGGGGAGTGAGCCGAAGCCGCCCAGGCCGAACGCCTCTCGTCGTTCCCTGGTGGAGAAGCTCGGCCGGCAGACGGTGTTCGGCATCGGCGCCGGAATCGCCACCCTGGCCCTGACCCGGTGGCCGGTCGCGGCCGTCGGCGGCGGGCTGCTGGTGGCGTTCTGGCCGGCGCTGTTCGGCGGAGCCCGCGAGGAGCGTACGGCCATCGCCCGGCTGGAGGGCCTGGCGGCCTGGACGGAGTCGTTGCGCGACACCATCGCCGGTGCGGTCGGCCTCGAGCAGGCCATCCCGGCCACCGTGTACGCCGCGTCGCCGGCCATCCAGCCGCAGCTTCGGCTGCTGGCCGACCGGCTGCGCATCCGGATGCCGATGCCCGAGGCGCTGCAGCGTTTCGCCGACGACCTCGACGACGCCAGCGCCGACCTCGTGGTGTCGGCGCTCATCCTCAACGCGCGGCTGCGCGGGCCGGGCCTGCGTCAGGTACTCGGTTCGCTGGCCGACTCCGCCCGCGCCGAACTCGACATGCGGCAGCGGGTCATGGCCGGGCGGGCGAGCACCCGCCGCTCGGTGCAGATCGTCGTCGGCGTCAGCCTGTTCTTCATGATCGGCTTGTCGCTGCTCAACCGCGACTTCGTCGCGCCGTACTCCACCCCGGTCGGCCAGATCGTGCTCGGCGTCGTCATCGCGATCTTCGCCGCCGGCTTCCTCTGGATGCGCCGGCTGGCGAAGTTCGAGATGCCGGCCCGGTTCCTCGTCACCGCCTCCGAGCCCGGCGAGGTGCGGTCATGACGATGATCCTGCTGGCCGGTGCGGTGGTCGGCGTCGGCGTCCTGCTGCTGGGTGTCATGCTCTCCACGCAGCGGGTCAACCCGGCGGCGGCCCTGGCGCGGCTCGACGCGGAGCGTTCGCGCGCGCGCCGCGAGCAACTGGTGAACAGCTCGGCGGGCGTCTCGACGCTGGCCGGTGAGTCGGCGTCGATGCGCAGGCTCGGCGGCCAGCTGCGCGGCTCGCTGGAAGGCATCGGGCTCGACCTCGGCTCTATCCGCCGCGACCTGTCGCTGCTGGGCCGCACCCTGGAAGGGCACCTGGCCACCACCGTGCTCTGCGCGCTGGGCGGGTTCCTGATGCCGGTCGTCCTCGCGGCCATCCTGTCGTTCGCCGACGTGGGTTTCAGCCTGCCGGCCTCGGCGGTGCTAGGGCTCTTCCTGGCGCTGATCTTCGGGCTGATCCCGACCCTGACCGCGCGCTCCAGCGCCGCCGACCGGCGCCGCGACTTCCGGCACGTCGTCGGTTCGTTCCTCGACCTGGTGGCCATGAACCTCTCCGGTGGCCGGGGCGTGCCGGAGGCGCTGCAGGCGGCGTCGTCGCTCAGTGACGGCTGGGCGATGGTCCGCATCCGCGACACCCTGCTCACCGCGCGGCTGCACGGCGTCACACCGTGGGCGGCGCTGGGCGAGCTGGGCGACGAGGTGGGCGTCGACGAGCTGCGTGACCTGGCGGCGGCGCTGGCGCTGGTGGCCGAGGACGGCGCCAAGGTGCGTGAGTCGCTGTCGGCCCGCGCCGGCTCGTTGCGCCGTCGTGAACTGGCCGAGGTCGAGGGCAAGGCCGGGCAGCGCTCGCAGTCCATGCTCGTCGCGCAGCTGGTGCTGTGTGTCGGCTTCCTGCTGTTCCTCGTCTATCCCGCCCTGATTGGAGTGCTCGACCAGAGCTGAGACCGACCCGATCCGACCGACCGAAACACATCACCAGGAGACCCCAGCATGAAGCCCCAACTCTCGCCGGCCACGCCGATCGGCTGGCTGCTGCTGAGCCTGCAGGTGCACACCGACCGGGCTCGCCGCGCACCTGAGCGTGGTGCGTCGGCCATCGAGTTCGTGATCATCACGGCGATCCTCGTCGCGCTGGCCGCCGCCGTCGGCGTCGTGATCTACAACCTCGTGACGGAAGAGGCCGACTCCATCGACATTCCGGACGCTCCCGGCGGAAACCCGTAGGCCGAGGTCCTGACGTGCTGGCACGGTTCGAACGGCTACGGTCGAGATCAGAGCGGGGAGCGAGCTCCATCGAGCTCGCCCTGTACACCCCGATCATGTTCTTGATCATCTTCGTGATCGTGCAGTTCACGCTGACCTGGCACGGCAACCAGATCGCGGCGGCGGCGGCCCGGGAGGCCGCCCGCGAGGCGCGCATCGGCGGCGGGACCCCGGAGGCGCTGGCCGCCGCCGAGGCACGCGGACGCGAGTACGCCGAGGCCGTCGGCAACGGCCACCTCATCGTCATCGAGGTCGAGGCGGTGAACCTCGGGGACAACGTCCGGGTGACCGTCACCGGCCGGGCCACCGAGATCGTCAACAACCTCGCCCCGCAGGTCTCGCAGACCGTCGAGGGCCCGATCGAGCAGTTCGTACCGGATCTATGAGCACCTGGCAGCGGGTCGCGCGCGCGGCGAGAAGGGAGGCGGGTTCCATGGCCATCGAGGTCGTGATCCTGGCGCCCATCCTCATCGCCGTCATGATGCTGATCGTCGGTTTGGGCCGCTACGTCGACCGCTCCGGCGACGTCGAGGCGATGGCCCGGGACGCGGTCCGCGCGGCGTCGCTGGAGCGCGATGCCGGGTCGGCCCGCAACGCCGCCCAGGCCATCGTCGACAGCACCACCCCTGGTGGCGTCACGTGCCAGCCGGTCCGTCTCGGCGGGAACTTCGCACCCGGCGAGATCATCAGCGTCGAGGTCTCCTGCGAGGTGTCGTTCAGCGGCCTCGGCTTCGCCGGCTTCCCCGGCACCGCGACGATGACCGGCGAGAGCTCGGCGCCGATCGACACGCTGCGGAGGACGACGTGAGCCGGCCCCGCCTCGCGCGGCGTCCCGCGGACGAACGTGGCGCCATCAGCGCCATGATCGTCACGCTGATCGTGATGTTGTTCATGCTGGCCGGCCTCGTGGTCGACGGCGGCTTCGCCATCAACGCCCGGCAACGCATCTTCGACGACGCCGAGCAGGCAGCCCGGGTCGGCGCCAACCAGATCGACCTGGACACCCTCTACTCGACGGGCGAGGTAGTGCTGCTCACCGACCGGGCGGCCGCGGAGGCGCGGGCGTACATGACCGCGCGCGGCTACGACGCCGGCCAGGTCGACGTCCGGGTCGGTCCGGGTCAGGTCTACGTGCATGCGGAGGACACCGTCGGGACGTCGCTACTCCAACTGATCTTCATCGAGGACTTCGACATCGCGGGCGAGGCGACGGCACGTCCTGCGGTCGGCATCACGGGGGAGGCACCATGAGCGGCGATCCGAGAAGGGGAGCGCGACCAGCCGACATGAGCACGAACACGGGCGGGCAGCGTGGCCGCCGGGCGGCGCAGCGCGGTGAACGCACTGGACGGCCGGTGTCGCCGGTCGAGGCGGTGGCGGCTGCCAGCGCGACCCGGGAGGTCGGTCCGCAACGCTTCCAGCGGCGCGGCGTCCCGGAGCCGCAGCGCAGTCTGCCTCAGGCGCTGGCGGCCGGCTTCGCGCTGGCGTTGCTGGTCGTCGGGGTGCCGGTGCTGCTGCTGGTGCTGGGCGGCCCGCCGCCCGTGCCCACGTCGTGGCCGACCCGGGACGACCTCACCGCCACCATCGGCGTCGAGCAGCTGGTCGGCGTGCTGCTGTGGGTGGTCTGGCTGGCATGGCTGCAGTTCACCGTCTGTGTGCTGATCGAGCTGCGCAGTGCCGTGCGCGGCGTCGGGCTGCCCGGCCGGGTGCCGCTGTCCGGACCGACCCAGCGGTTCGCGCGGGCGCTGGTCGCGTCGGTCCTGGTCGCCACGGCCGCCGTCGGGCAGGCCGCCGCGGCGTCGCCGGCCGCTGCGCCGGAGGCCCCGCCGACCCCCAGCGTCTCGGTGTCGGACAGCTACGACGGCCAGGCCGAGGCCACCGTGCAGCACGAGGATGCCGCGCCGGTGCCGGCCGCCGCAGCCGAACAGGCCGAGGTCGAGTACCGCCTCGGTGATCTGGTCCTCGACCCGGAAGAGGGCGCGGAGCTGTTGGGGCAGAAGGTGTACGTGGTCCAGCCGCCCGACGGCCGCTACCACGACAACCTCTGGGACATCGCCGAACGCACCCTCGGCGACGGGCGCCGCTATCAGGAGATCTTCGAGCTCAACCGGGGCCGCGAGCAGCCGGACGGTCACGAGTTGTCGCTGGCCCGGCTCATCTACCCGAACTGGCTGCTGATCGTCCCTGCCGATGCTGCCGGCGTCGATGTCGTCACTGCACACACCCCGGCACCGCCGGAGACGCCGCCGGTACCGCAGCCACCGACGGCGCCGGAGCAGGACGGCAGTGGCCACGGCGAGGCCGGCGGCGAGCTCGGGGCCGGGCTGTTCGCCGACTACACCGCCACCGCGGAGGCCGAGCAGGTCAGCACGAACCCGCACGCCGGTCTCCTCGACGCCGGCCTGCTGGGCGCGGGGGTGCTGGCGGCTCTGGAGATCCTGCGGCGGCGCCGGCGGACCCCGGAGCCGGGCGACGACGAGGTCGAGGCCGAGGTCGCGTTGCGCATCGGAGCCGACCCGGACCGAGCCCGCTGGCTGGACTACGCGCTGCGCACGCTCGCCGCGGGCTGCCAGCAGGAGGGCCGCCCCCTGCCCCCGGTCTACGCGGCCGTGGTGGACAGTACATCGGTGGAGTTGCTGCTGGCGCCGGCGCGGGCGGACGCGCCGATGCCGTGGACGGTGCTCGACGAAGGCCGCCGCTGGACGCTGGCGCGAGCCGATGTGAAGATCGACACCGAGTTGCGCGGCCGGGTGCTGGCTCCGTACCCGGGGCTGGTGTCGCTGGGCCGAAGCGGCGAGGCCGACGTGCTCGTCGACCTCGAGGCCGCCGGCGGGCCGATCTGCGTCGACGGCGATCCGGAGGTGACGTTCGAGGTCGTCACCGCGCTGGCGGTGGAACTGGCGACCAACCAGTGGTCCGACCATCTGCGGGTCACAGCGGACGGCCTGCCGGACGCCCTCAGCGCCTTCGACCCGGGCCGGCTGCGGCTGGTCGACGGTGTCGAACCGCTGCTGCCGGAGCTGGCCGCGCGCCGGTCCGACCGCCTTGGCGCCGACGTACTGACCGGCCGGGTCCGGCCGGGTGGAGCGGGCAGCTGGATGCCGGAGTACCTGGTGCTCGGCACGCCGCCCACCGGCGAGCTCGCCGAGCAGCTGATGACGTTGACCAACGCGGCCGGGCGGTCCCCGCTGGGCGTCATCTGCGCCGGCGACGTCCCGGGCGCGCGGTGGCGCATCTCCGTCGACAGCGCCGGGACGCTCGAGCTGCCGGCATTGGGCCTGTCGGTGCGCGCCAACCGCCTGACGTGGCGCAGCATCGAGGCCCTGGTCGGTCTGGTCGACCCGGAGCGCAGCAACGACCCCGATCCGGCCGGACCCGGCTTCAACGAGGCCTGGCTGCCGGAGGTCCGCCCGGAGGTGCCGCAGGTACGCACCCTGGTCACCGAGGCAGAGCTCGCCACCGCACCGGTGCGGGTCTACATCCTCGGCCCGGTGGTGGTGCAGGCCCGCGAGGAGATCGAGGTGGAGCGGCGGGCGCTGGCGACCGAGATCGTCACGTACCTGGCATTGCACCGCGACGGCGTCCACCCGACGGTGTTGGCGTCGGCGGTGTGGCCGCGCGGCGTCACCGCGGCGGTACGGGAGTCCACGTTCGCCCGGGTCCGCGAGTGGCTGGGCGTCGACCGGACCGGCTCGCCGTACCTGCTGACCACCGAGGACGGCCGGCTCAAGCTGAGCGACGCGGTCGTCCTCGACTGGGACGTGGTGTGCGCGCTGCTGAGCCAGGCCCGGCAGGTGCGCCGGCCGTCGGAGGAGTCCGACCTGTTGCGCCGGGCGCTGCGGGTGGCCCGCGGCCCGGTGCTCAGTGACCGTCCGCAGGGCCGGTATGCGTGGATCGCGCGGGCCCGGGTGGAACGTGTGGCGTCGGACCTGCTGGTCGACGCCGCGCATCGATTGTCCGTCATCACCCGCGACGGTGGCGACCCGGCCACGGCCGCAGCCGCGGCCCGGGCCGGGCTGCGGGTCAGGCCCGCGGAGCAACTGCTCTGGCGCGACCTGATCCAGGCCCAGCATGCCGTCGACGGGCGGGACGGAGTCATTGCGGTGGAGGGCGAGATGAGCGAGACCCTCCTGGGCATCGGCGGCATCGACCTCGCGCCTGAGACTCAGGCGCTGCTCGAGGAGCTGGTGCCCAGCTCGGGAGGGAGACATCGCGATCTCGCTTAGTCGACGCTCTTGTATGACGAAACGGAGGTGACACGAACGTAGGGCGATTTCGATTCCGGAATGTCTGGGCGAATTCGGCGATCCGTCGATGACGGGTCTACGAAGCACCGGACCGGCCGCGTCAGCATTTGTCGCGGAGCAATCGCCGAGTCATGAGAGCGGGCCTGACCGAATGTCACCGAGCAATCGGCGACCGGTAGGCTCTTGCGATGTCGTGCCACACCCGACGCGGTGAGGCAAGAAGAATTCACAAGGGAGATAAAAAATCATGGGTGTCGGTGCAGAGCTAAGTACCCTTGCGGAGCTCCACAGGACGTTCACGAACAACGCCGAGGCTGCTGAAGGCATCAAGACCGAGGTCGATGGCGGCGTCTCCAACGCGGTGTGGACCGGTCGGTACGCCGACGACTTCCGCACGGCGTGGGAGGACTACAAGCAGAACCTCGACACGCTGCGTGACGCCCTGAACGGTGCCGCGGACGATGTCCGGATCAACCACAACAACATCGCCGAGGCGACCGGCGAGCCGGACCGCATCTGAGTCCCTCGCATTGTCACAAGTGGTGGCCCGCATCCGCACGGCGCGGATGCGGGCCACCGCCTTTTCCCGGCCACAGTGCGGGTTTCGTGAATGCGTTTCGTCACCGGTCGCGCCGCCGGGTCGGCGCGACCGTCAGGTACGGTCGTCGGCGCCGGTAAGATGCCTTGGGGGATCGTGATCTCCGGCTCGAAGCGAAAGACGGTGACGTGCGGCTACTGGTGAGTGCCACTGCTGCGGGCGACGGCGACATCGTCGACCTCGCCATCGACTGCGAGGACGACGCCACGATCGCCGACATCGCCCGGCAGCTCGCTGCTCAGGTGCGCCCGCAACCGCAGGCGCAGATCGTGCACACCGCCGGCCGGCACCTTGGTGTCGTCGGCGAGAGCGTGTTCGACGACGGCCCGGGCGAGGGCGCCGGGGTGCCGCCCACGCTCTACCTCGGCAGCGTGCCCCTGGACCCCACCACGAAGGTGGCCGAGTCCGATCTGCGCAACGGCGCCCTGGTGGGTGTCGGCGTGCCGCTGCCGGACGTCTTCGCCG
It encodes:
- a CDS encoding CpaF family protein, translated to MDQNLVRTLREEVADTLARQRRDDAANGIPPMSAEDERQFARAVIGRVLDAHARTEIAAGRTPPSAEEEEEISSGIHAALFGVGRLQPLLDDLDVENIDINGCDQVFIQYADGREVVGAPVAESDDELVELVQILGAYSGLTSRPFDSANPQLDLRLPDGSRLSAVMGVCARPSISIRRARLSRVHLDDLVTYGSVTEELAAFLSAAVAARKNIMIAGATNAGKTTMLRALANEIPPAERLITVERALELGLGEFADLHPNVVAFEERLPNSEGQGAITMAELVRRSLRMNPSRVIVGEVLGDEIVTMLNAMSQGNDGSLSTIHANSSIEVFNRISTYAIQSVERLPVDATMMLIAGAIDFVVFVEKRNEFSEGGRLRRFVSSIREINGVDGRVLSSEIFAAGPDGVAVPAAPIACIDDLIAVGYDAHASQVIA
- a CDS encoding type II secretion system F family protein, with translation MSLTILLITLIGAAIGAAVLLLIIAIRGSEPKPPRPNASRRSLVEKLGRQTVFGIGAGIATLALTRWPVAAVGGGLLVAFWPALFGGAREERTAIARLEGLAAWTESLRDTIAGAVGLEQAIPATVYAASPAIQPQLRLLADRLRIRMPMPEALQRFADDLDDASADLVVSALILNARLRGPGLRQVLGSLADSARAELDMRQRVMAGRASTRRSVQIVVGVSLFFMIGLSLLNRDFVAPYSTPVGQIVLGVVIAIFAAGFLWMRRLAKFEMPARFLVTASEPGEVRS
- a CDS encoding type II secretion system F family protein, whose amino-acid sequence is MTMILLAGAVVGVGVLLLGVMLSTQRVNPAAALARLDAERSRARREQLVNSSAGVSTLAGESASMRRLGGQLRGSLEGIGLDLGSIRRDLSLLGRTLEGHLATTVLCALGGFLMPVVLAAILSFADVGFSLPASAVLGLFLALIFGLIPTLTARSSAADRRRDFRHVVGSFLDLVAMNLSGGRGVPEALQAASSLSDGWAMVRIRDTLLTARLHGVTPWAALGELGDEVGVDELRDLAAALALVAEDGAKVRESLSARAGSLRRRELAEVEGKAGQRSQSMLVAQLVLCVGFLLFLVYPALIGVLDQS
- a CDS encoding TadE/TadG family type IV pilus assembly protein; amino-acid sequence: MLARFERLRSRSERGASSIELALYTPIMFLIIFVIVQFTLTWHGNQIAAAAAREAAREARIGGGTPEALAAAEARGREYAEAVGNGHLIVIEVEAVNLGDNVRVTVTGRATEIVNNLAPQVSQTVEGPIEQFVPDL
- a CDS encoding TadE/TadG family type IV pilus assembly protein, whose amino-acid sequence is MAIEVVILAPILIAVMMLIVGLGRYVDRSGDVEAMARDAVRAASLERDAGSARNAAQAIVDSTTPGGVTCQPVRLGGNFAPGEIISVEVSCEVSFSGLGFAGFPGTATMTGESSAPIDTLRRTT
- a CDS encoding TadE/TadG family type IV pilus assembly protein is translated as MSRPRLARRPADERGAISAMIVTLIVMLFMLAGLVVDGGFAINARQRIFDDAEQAARVGANQIDLDTLYSTGEVVLLTDRAAAEARAYMTARGYDAGQVDVRVGPGQVYVHAEDTVGTSLLQLIFIEDFDIAGEATARPAVGITGEAP
- a CDS encoding BTAD domain-containing putative transcriptional regulator is translated as MSTNTGGQRGRRAAQRGERTGRPVSPVEAVAAASATREVGPQRFQRRGVPEPQRSLPQALAAGFALALLVVGVPVLLLVLGGPPPVPTSWPTRDDLTATIGVEQLVGVLLWVVWLAWLQFTVCVLIELRSAVRGVGLPGRVPLSGPTQRFARALVASVLVATAAVGQAAAASPAAAPEAPPTPSVSVSDSYDGQAEATVQHEDAAPVPAAAAEQAEVEYRLGDLVLDPEEGAELLGQKVYVVQPPDGRYHDNLWDIAERTLGDGRRYQEIFELNRGREQPDGHELSLARLIYPNWLLIVPADAAGVDVVTAHTPAPPETPPVPQPPTAPEQDGSGHGEAGGELGAGLFADYTATAEAEQVSTNPHAGLLDAGLLGAGVLAALEILRRRRRTPEPGDDEVEAEVALRIGADPDRARWLDYALRTLAAGCQQEGRPLPPVYAAVVDSTSVELLLAPARADAPMPWTVLDEGRRWTLARADVKIDTELRGRVLAPYPGLVSLGRSGEADVLVDLEAAGGPICVDGDPEVTFEVVTALAVELATNQWSDHLRVTADGLPDALSAFDPGRLRLVDGVEPLLPELAARRSDRLGADVLTGRVRPGGAGSWMPEYLVLGTPPTGELAEQLMTLTNAAGRSPLGVICAGDVPGARWRISVDSAGTLELPALGLSVRANRLTWRSIEALVGLVDPERSNDPDPAGPGFNEAWLPEVRPEVPQVRTLVTEAELATAPVRVYILGPVVVQAREEIEVERRALATEIVTYLALHRDGVHPTVLASAVWPRGVTAAVRESTFARVREWLGVDRTGSPYLLTTEDGRLKLSDAVVLDWDVVCALLSQARQVRRPSEESDLLRRALRVARGPVLSDRPQGRYAWIARARVERVASDLLVDAAHRLSVITRDGGDPATAAAAARAGLRVRPAEQLLWRDLIQAQHAVDGRDGVIAVEGEMSETLLGIGGIDLAPETQALLEELVPSSGGRHRDLA